In Silene latifolia isolate original U9 population chromosome X, ASM4854445v1, whole genome shotgun sequence, the following proteins share a genomic window:
- the LOC141620810 gene encoding uncharacterized protein LOC141620810 yields MLRSKFNKYSNFCNYNMHYNGRIWLLWDTSNTKVTMLQEHAQKDPWVVMGDFNIVRYAHEKISNTPPELMDMTDFNTCIAGCGLDDMQGSGSDFVWFNKQEVKTRVYSKLDGVLVNADWLLSFTQTTAQFLPPGISDHCPAILSFSDDPLPKKQFKFLNCWIDHPEFKTKVVEAWQITLVGNSMHRLMAKLKNTRKYLKDLHLAHYSNIGNRINLKREELNQCFLALQQSPFSEVLIHKERTVSQEYWSLKEAETKILIQKAKVHDIKHNDASSKFFFVKIKERQQSQYIGEIQDINGTLHSGMQEDQVALTAPIPKDEINSALFSIHSSKSSSIDGFSSGFFKAAWNIIADDFCLVVLDFFKTNFMPKQANVTLISLIPKKKIVNSVKDFRPISCCSIIYKTISKILTVRLQRVMDKLVGEEQAAFNSGRSLHGNVMLTQSLIKSYSKKNLTPGCMLKVDISKAFDSIQWPFVQNMLSALNFPSPFIKWVMGCVTGAWYTLKMNGSHHGFFKGKSGVRQGDPLSPLLFVLCMEILSRILRVMRRDPNVSFHPKCVNMGLTHLIFADDLLIFTRGDVPSVQKTAEVLQLFSSWPGLRANFDKSEAYFGGVEHKLHSCTTNFLTYAGKLQVLNSIVFGIEWFSNVGRASVLLGLKEGSRSLIFLLGIKLACLNGHGSWILDMALSGWNGPLLDNSLLPRYRIILMLVAQRKLATLDQISKRGLCLPNSFSQQVLRALFTWMAIHIQDLQLRSLLLWSHKRNPRKHWRSKWIICCLASAVYNLWIERNRRVFESKERPVQLLISEIQYTVNLILLTKSHHILHEDIIKDLNS; encoded by the exons ATGCTGAGATCTAAGTTCAATAAATACAGTAATTTTTGCAACTATAATATGCACTATAATGGTAGGATTTGGCTTCTTTGGGACACTTCTAATACCAAAGTTACTATGCTACAAGAACATGCTCAG AAAGACCCTTGGGTGGTTATGGgtgatttcaacattgtcagatATGCTCATGAGAAGATCAGTAATACTCCTCCCGAGCTTATGGACATGACTGATTTTAACACTTGCATAGCTGGCTGTGGTCTGGATGATATGCAAGGTTCTGGTAGTGACTTCGTTTGGTTCAATAAACAGGAGGTTAAAACTAGGGTTTACTCCAAATTAGACGGGGTTCTAGTTAATGCTGATTGGCTtctttctttcactcaaaccacTGCTCAGTTCCTACCCCCTGGTATCTCTGATCATTGCCCTGCTATTCTTTCCTTCTCTGATGATCCTCTCCCTAAAAAGCAATTTAAATTCCTTAATTGCTGGATTGATCACCCTGAATTCAAAACTAAGGTTGTTGAGGCTTGGCAAATTACCCTAGTTGGTAACTCTATGCACAGGCTTATGGCAAAGCTCAAGAATACCAGGAAATATTTGAAAGATTTGCATCTGGCACATTATTCCAACATTGGTAACAGAATCAACCTGAAAAGAGAAGAGCTAAATCAGTGCTTCCTGGCTCTGCAACAGTCTCCTTTTTCTGAAGTTCTCATTCACAAGGAGAGGACCGTCTCTCAGGAATACTGGTCCCTTAAAGAGGCTGAAACCAAAATTCTTATTCAAAAGGCCAAAGTCCATGATATCAAGCACAATGATGCTAGCTCTAAATTTTTCTTTGTTAAAATTAAAGAGAGGCAGCAAAGTCAATATATTGGAGAAATTCAAGACATTAATGGAACCCTTCACAGTGGGATGCAAGAG GATCAGGTTGCTCTTACTGCACCCATTCCCAAAGATGAGATCAATTCTGCTCTTTTTtctattcactcatccaaaagtTCTAGTATTGATGGTTTCTCTTCTGGTTTCTTCAAAGCTGCTTGGAATATCATTGCTGATGATTTCTGTCTGGTTGTTTTGGATTTTTTTAAAACTAATTTCATGCCTAAACAAGCTAATGTCACTCTTATATCCCTCATACCTAAAAAAAAGATTGTTAATAGTGTCAAGGACTTTAGACCCATCTCCTGCTGCTCCATCATATATAAAACCATAAGTAAAATCCTGACTGTTAGACTTCAAAGGGTCATGGACAAGCTTGTGGGTGAGGAACAGGCTGCCTTCAACTCTGGTAGAAGCTTACATGGTAATGTCATGCTCACTCAAAGTCTGATCAAAAGCTACTCTAAGAAAAATCTTACTCCCGGGTGTATGCTTAAAGTTGACATTAGTAAAGCTTTTGACTCCATTCAGTGGCCATTTGTTCAAAATATGCTAAGTGCTCTGAACTTCCCTTCTCCCTTCATAAAATGGGTAATGGGATGTGTTACTGGTGCTTGGTATACACTTAAAATGAATGGCTCCCATCATGGTTTTTTCAAAGGGAAAAGTGGGGTTAGGCAGGGTGATCCTCTTTCTCCTTTACTTTTTGTTCTTTGTATGGAGATTCTTTCTCGAATACTCAGGGTCATGCGTAGGGATCCTAATGTATCCTTTCACCCCAAATGTGTTAATATGGGTCTCACACACTTGATCTTTGCTGATGATCTGTTGATTTTCACTAGAGGCGATGTTCCTTCTGTCCAGAAAACTGCTGAGGTGCTTCAACTTTTCTCTAGTTGGCCTGGTCTCAGAGCTAACTTTGATAAGTCTGAAGCCTACTTTGGGGGAGTGGAACAT AAACTTCATAGCTGTACCACTAACTTTTTAACCTATGCTGGTAAACTTCAGGTTTTGAACTCCATTGTTTTTGGCATTG AATGGTTTTCAAATGTTGGAAGAGCATCTGTGCTCCTTGGATTGAAGGAGGGTTCTAGGTCACTGATCTTTCTGCTTGGAATCAAGCTTGCATGCTTAAATGGCCATGGCTCTTGGATCTTGGACATGGCTTTATCTGGGTGGAATGG GCCTCTTCTAGACAACTCCCTCCTGCCTAGATATCGGATTATTCTCATGTTAGTTGCTCAAAGAAAACTTGCTACGTTGGATCAAATCAGCAAACGTGGCCTCTGTCTGCCTAACAG TTTCTCTCAGCAGGTTCTGAGAGCCCTGTTTACTTGGATGGCCATCCACATTCAAGACCTGCAGCTCCGTAGTCTTCTCCTCTGGTCTCATAAGCGTAATCCTCGTAAACACTGGCGTTCTAAGTGGATCATTTGTTGCTTAGCCTCTGCTGTGTACAATCTCTGGATTGAAAGGAATAGACGAGTGTTTGAAAGCAAAGAGCGTCCTGTTCAGCTCCTCATCAGTGAGATACAATACACTGTCAACCTCATTCTGCTCACCAAATCACACCATATCTTACATGAAGATATTATAAAGGATTTAAACTCCTAA